The Mytilus trossulus isolate FHL-02 chromosome 3, PNRI_Mtr1.1.1.hap1, whole genome shotgun sequence genome contains a region encoding:
- the LOC134712672 gene encoding guanylate cyclase soluble subunit beta-2-like isoform X1, producing the protein MFGHLNVFIKKFVTERHGQQSWSSIIKGLNHSGNFSEKDQHDDELTQRLINLSVSHLNFKREAFLVLIGEYILHYFTRFGYDELIRLLGGNILEFVQNLDSIQNYLRDDYQDVIAPSFHCDEDSVSDRMILHFFSHRPGYHPLVRGFITEVAKVLYKMELSITIISISNESVADEYGHREHVIFNIVAKRIAETPDDLTPTFVAQTKKHGERQIHKEDVDAVKEKLDQIRREFGEEALPLAKFRSAKAKWRAIARITLLSRGFVPNYPEQNFINPRMFIEVFPYHLILNEEMKVIQSGIKIQQMMPLIRSSRTAEVQLFFSLLYPRHTDFTYENVKKFIMCPFVLEFKRDKLVKDWKKRPLLSLKGQMYLLRDRGYYFFICTPTIRCWYDLEEREMRLADIPMWDATRDFLLTDLAYRIGTGQNYTNSFSFNDNTDALGSLSQRIDDKKTDSNEKWNILMKELNNEKQRNQSLYSSFLPRHSAAILSQGQMPKGDYYPDVTALFCDIVHFLQIVGSSKPIEIVNFINCLYSRFDRVTKIHDTYRVESIGDAYFVVSGVPDKVHNHAERIANTALGMMFTSQEVASPVNGENVQIRIGVHTGSVVGGVFGTKIPRYIVLGETAVVASKMESHGEPGKIHITPSTYRALKGKGYSLEERGKIELRGYGTLGTYYLVGNENASIEDIAGRTKQEVSYINEGKEKGTRPIADESEVITFNY; encoded by the exons ATG TTTGGTCACCTGAATGTATTCATCAAGAAGTTTGTCACAGAACGACACGGACAACAGTCATGGAGTTCTATCAT aAAAGGATTAAACCATTCAGGGAACTTCTCTGAAAAAGACCAACATGACGATGAGCTGACACAAAGATTGATTAATTTGTCGGTTTCACATCTCA ATTTCAAACGAGAAGCATTCTTAGTTTTGATTGGCGAATACATTTTACATTACTTCACACGATTTGGGTATGATGAATTAATTCGACTTCTGGGAGGTAATATCCTGGAATTTGTGCAGAATTTGGATTCCATACAGAACTATCTGAGGGATGATTATCAGGATGTAATAGCACCTTCCTTCCATTGTGATGAAGACTCGGTGTCTGATAGAATGATACTTCATTTCTTTTCACATAGACCTGGATACCATCCATTGGTCAGAG GTTTTATCACGGAAGTAGCCAAAGTTTTATATAAGATGGAACTCTCCATTACCATAATTTCCATATCAAACGAGTCAGTGGCCGATGAGTACGGACATCGTGAGCACGTGATATTCAACATTGTAGCAAAAAGGATTGCAGAAACGCCGGACGATTTAACACCAACATTTGTTGCGCAAACTAAGAAACATGGAGAAAGACAAATACATAAGGAG GATGTGGATGCTGTCAAAGAAAAACTAGATCAAATCAGAAGAGAATTTGGAGAGGAAGCGTTACCACTGGCTAAATTCCGCAGTGCCAAGGCAAAATGGCGGGCGATCGCACGTATTACATTGTTAAGTAGAGGCTTTGTTCCAAATTACCCGGAACAAAATTTCATCAACCCTAGAATGTTCATTGAAGTCTTTCCATACCATCTGATTTTGAATGAGGAAATGAAAGTCATCCAGTCTGGAATCAAGATTCAGCAGATGATGCCATTAATCAGAAGTAGTCGGACAGCAGAAGTACAGTTGTTCTTCAGTCTACTCTACCCCAGGCACACAGACTTCACATATGAAAACGTTAAGAAGTTTATCATGTGTCCATTTGTATTGGAATTCAAGAGAGATAAGTTGGTAAAAGATTGGAAAAAACGTCCACTTTTGTCACTCAAAG GTCAGATGTATCTGCTTCGTGATAGAGGCTACTATTTCTTTATTTGCACTCCCACCATAAGATGTTGGTACGACCTGGAGGAAAGAGAAATGCGTTTGGCTGATATACCAATGTGGGACGCTACCAGGGATTTCCTCTTGACAGACTTGGCATACAG AATTGGAACGGGACAAAACTACACAAATTCATTCTCATTCAATGATAATACCGATGCATTGGGTTCTCTAAGTCAACGTATAGATGACAAAAAGACGGATTCCAACGAAAAGTGGAATATCCTGATGAAAGAACTAAACAACGAGAAACAAAGAAACCAATCCTTGTACAGCTCGTTTCTACCGAGACACTCGGCAGCGATACTTAGCCAAGGTCAAATGCCAAAAGGAG attaTTATCCTGATGTGACAGCATTGTTCTGTGATATTGTACATTTCCTACAGATTGTTGGAAGTTCTAAACCCATCGaaattgtcaatttcatcaACTGTCTGTATTCCAGATTCGATAGAGTCACTAAGATTCACGATACTTACAGG GTTGAATCGATTGGTGATGCTTATTTTGTTGTCTCTGGTGTACCAGACAAAGTACACAACCATGCAGAAAGAATAGCTAACACAGCTCTAGGAATGATGTTCACATCACAAGAAGTGGCCTCGCCAGTCAATGGTGAAAATGTTCAG ATTAGAATTGGGGTACACACAGGTTCTGTTGTCGGTGGCGTGTTTGGAACAAAGATTCCAAGATATATAGTTCTCGGTGAAACTGCTGTTGTTGCTTCTAAAATGGAAAGTCATGGTGAACCAGGAAAGATCCACATCACTCCATCTACATACAG AGCATTGAAAGGCAAAGGATATTCCCTGGAAGAAAGGGGAAAGATTGAATTACGTGGATATGGAACACTTGGGACATACTACCTGGTCGGAAACGAAAATGCTTCAATAGAGGACATAGCAGGACGAACTAAACAAGAGGTATCATACATAAATGAAGGAAAAGAGAAAG GAACTAGACCCATTGCAGATGAAAGTGAAGTTATTACATTTAACTACTGA
- the LOC134712672 gene encoding guanylate cyclase soluble subunit beta-2-like isoform X2 encodes MELSITIISISNESVADEYGHREHVIFNIVAKRIAETPDDLTPTFVAQTKKHGERQIHKEDVDAVKEKLDQIRREFGEEALPLAKFRSAKAKWRAIARITLLSRGFVPNYPEQNFINPRMFIEVFPYHLILNEEMKVIQSGIKIQQMMPLIRSSRTAEVQLFFSLLYPRHTDFTYENVKKFIMCPFVLEFKRDKLVKDWKKRPLLSLKGQMYLLRDRGYYFFICTPTIRCWYDLEEREMRLADIPMWDATRDFLLTDLAYRIGTGQNYTNSFSFNDNTDALGSLSQRIDDKKTDSNEKWNILMKELNNEKQRNQSLYSSFLPRHSAAILSQGQMPKGDYYPDVTALFCDIVHFLQIVGSSKPIEIVNFINCLYSRFDRVTKIHDTYRVESIGDAYFVVSGVPDKVHNHAERIANTALGMMFTSQEVASPVNGENVQIRIGVHTGSVVGGVFGTKIPRYIVLGETAVVASKMESHGEPGKIHITPSTYRALKGKGYSLEERGKIELRGYGTLGTYYLVGNENASIEDIAGRTKQEVSYINEGKEKGTRPIADESEVITFNY; translated from the exons ATGGAACTCTCCATTACCATAATTTCCATATCAAACGAGTCAGTGGCCGATGAGTACGGACATCGTGAGCACGTGATATTCAACATTGTAGCAAAAAGGATTGCAGAAACGCCGGACGATTTAACACCAACATTTGTTGCGCAAACTAAGAAACATGGAGAAAGACAAATACATAAGGAG GATGTGGATGCTGTCAAAGAAAAACTAGATCAAATCAGAAGAGAATTTGGAGAGGAAGCGTTACCACTGGCTAAATTCCGCAGTGCCAAGGCAAAATGGCGGGCGATCGCACGTATTACATTGTTAAGTAGAGGCTTTGTTCCAAATTACCCGGAACAAAATTTCATCAACCCTAGAATGTTCATTGAAGTCTTTCCATACCATCTGATTTTGAATGAGGAAATGAAAGTCATCCAGTCTGGAATCAAGATTCAGCAGATGATGCCATTAATCAGAAGTAGTCGGACAGCAGAAGTACAGTTGTTCTTCAGTCTACTCTACCCCAGGCACACAGACTTCACATATGAAAACGTTAAGAAGTTTATCATGTGTCCATTTGTATTGGAATTCAAGAGAGATAAGTTGGTAAAAGATTGGAAAAAACGTCCACTTTTGTCACTCAAAG GTCAGATGTATCTGCTTCGTGATAGAGGCTACTATTTCTTTATTTGCACTCCCACCATAAGATGTTGGTACGACCTGGAGGAAAGAGAAATGCGTTTGGCTGATATACCAATGTGGGACGCTACCAGGGATTTCCTCTTGACAGACTTGGCATACAG AATTGGAACGGGACAAAACTACACAAATTCATTCTCATTCAATGATAATACCGATGCATTGGGTTCTCTAAGTCAACGTATAGATGACAAAAAGACGGATTCCAACGAAAAGTGGAATATCCTGATGAAAGAACTAAACAACGAGAAACAAAGAAACCAATCCTTGTACAGCTCGTTTCTACCGAGACACTCGGCAGCGATACTTAGCCAAGGTCAAATGCCAAAAGGAG attaTTATCCTGATGTGACAGCATTGTTCTGTGATATTGTACATTTCCTACAGATTGTTGGAAGTTCTAAACCCATCGaaattgtcaatttcatcaACTGTCTGTATTCCAGATTCGATAGAGTCACTAAGATTCACGATACTTACAGG GTTGAATCGATTGGTGATGCTTATTTTGTTGTCTCTGGTGTACCAGACAAAGTACACAACCATGCAGAAAGAATAGCTAACACAGCTCTAGGAATGATGTTCACATCACAAGAAGTGGCCTCGCCAGTCAATGGTGAAAATGTTCAG ATTAGAATTGGGGTACACACAGGTTCTGTTGTCGGTGGCGTGTTTGGAACAAAGATTCCAAGATATATAGTTCTCGGTGAAACTGCTGTTGTTGCTTCTAAAATGGAAAGTCATGGTGAACCAGGAAAGATCCACATCACTCCATCTACATACAG AGCATTGAAAGGCAAAGGATATTCCCTGGAAGAAAGGGGAAAGATTGAATTACGTGGATATGGAACACTTGGGACATACTACCTGGTCGGAAACGAAAATGCTTCAATAGAGGACATAGCAGGACGAACTAAACAAGAGGTATCATACATAAATGAAGGAAAAGAGAAAG GAACTAGACCCATTGCAGATGAAAGTGAAGTTATTACATTTAACTACTGA